Proteins from a genomic interval of Paenibacillus sp. FSL H8-0048:
- a CDS encoding ankyrin repeat domain-containing protein translates to MIVLKDIGKFEVLPERALQIYQGDVPALQAAIAAGWDIEAELELSKRTTISPLDLAIITQQTGVVKLLVEHGAKLNVRQNPAFLRAIRYGKEDIVRYLAAQGAKLDLLSRTGSGAYSQAYYGNKKNIPLIHELGLDIRQHAGAVLRQAVSDHDLKTLTYLLEQGVDINYNKPDMVYPYGATPLTVAARMGNMNMVRFLVERGADILITEKDGERPYTIAVSSKHTAMAEYLKSLEPPDAHNVANKKAELAKYKLPDELVQFLTGDELRLTLAPNEYEIGYIDFFTFTDTIEMKAGRRKLLRLSADIDNYSALVLVWNPQKKGRLGCYDLEHQTYADLCSFPEFVMQPEHYLIQFMEGELDGS, encoded by the coding sequence ATGATTGTCCTGAAGGACATAGGGAAATTCGAGGTACTGCCGGAGCGGGCGCTGCAGATCTATCAGGGGGATGTTCCGGCCTTGCAGGCCGCGATTGCTGCGGGCTGGGATATCGAAGCGGAGCTGGAGCTTAGCAAGCGTACCACGATCAGTCCGCTAGACCTGGCGATTATTACGCAGCAGACCGGGGTGGTGAAGCTACTGGTGGAGCATGGCGCGAAGCTGAATGTCCGCCAGAATCCGGCCTTCCTGCGGGCGATTCGTTATGGCAAGGAGGATATCGTCCGCTACCTTGCTGCACAGGGCGCGAAGCTGGACCTGCTCAGCCGGACAGGATCAGGTGCCTATTCACAGGCGTACTACGGCAACAAGAAGAATATCCCGCTGATCCATGAGCTGGGTCTGGACATCCGGCAACATGCTGGTGCCGTGCTGCGGCAAGCCGTCTCGGACCATGATCTGAAGACGCTTACCTATCTGCTGGAACAAGGAGTAGATATTAACTATAACAAGCCGGATATGGTCTATCCTTACGGGGCGACACCGCTGACGGTGGCTGCCCGGATGGGGAATATGAACATGGTCCGCTTCCTGGTTGAGCGCGGTGCGGACATATTGATTACGGAGAAGGACGGTGAGCGGCCGTATACGATTGCGGTCAGCAGCAAGCATACCGCCATGGCGGAATACCTGAAATCACTGGAACCGCCGGATGCCCATAATGTAGCGAACAAGAAAGCGGAGCTGGCCAAATATAAACTGCCGGATGAACTGGTCCAATTCCTTACCGGGGACGAGCTGCGCCTGACGCTTGCCCCCAATGAGTATGAGATCGGGTACATCGACTTCTTCACCTTCACTGACACGATAGAGATGAAGGCTGGCCGGCGCAAGCTGCTGCGCCTGTCTGCCGATATCGACAATTATTCCGCTCTGGTGCTGGTCTGGAATCCGCAGAAGAAGGGGCGGCTCGGCTGTTATGATCTGGAGCATCAGACATATGCGGATCTGTGCAGCTTCCCGGAATTTGTTATGCAGCCTGAACACTACCTCATACAGTTCATGGAGGGAGAGCTGGACGGATCATGA
- a CDS encoding sigma-70 family RNA polymerase sigma factor — protein MNHNYETYETAETLNGLEDMRSELTGYCYRMMGSIFEAEDAVQDTMIRAWKNQEKMRQQASRRAWMYRIATNVCLDRLRSAKRRALPMDLSEPAAVVAEPKESLPQHSWIWPAPGHVDDPGNILVSRETLRLSFIALLQLLPPRQRAVLILQEVFRWSAAETAGALEMTVAAVNSAMQRARATMAKAQLRSEALQADDDEVDEGLITRYVEAFEQYNIAALLALFQENGSLSMPPFTMWVQGGADLAAFYQITRSHCVGSRLIPVRVNGNRPAVAQYVPSGEDGLLVPWAIHVLELSGGKIAHVHHFIDAELFIRFGLPEHR, from the coding sequence ATGAATCATAATTATGAGACCTATGAGACCGCCGAGACCCTGAACGGGCTGGAGGACATGCGCTCCGAGCTAACCGGGTATTGTTACCGGATGATGGGCTCCATCTTCGAGGCGGAGGATGCTGTCCAGGATACCATGATCCGGGCCTGGAAGAACCAGGAGAAGATGAGGCAGCAGGCTTCTCGGAGGGCCTGGATGTACCGGATTGCCACCAATGTCTGTCTGGACCGGCTGAGAAGCGCCAAACGAAGGGCGCTGCCGATGGATCTCTCAGAACCGGCTGCTGTGGTTGCAGAGCCTAAGGAGAGTCTGCCGCAGCATTCCTGGATCTGGCCCGCTCCGGGCCATGTGGATGATCCTGGTAATATCCTAGTCAGCAGAGAGACCTTGCGGCTGTCCTTCATTGCACTGCTTCAGCTGCTGCCACCCCGCCAGCGTGCCGTGCTGATTCTGCAGGAGGTCTTCCGGTGGTCGGCAGCCGAGACCGCCGGGGCACTGGAGATGACCGTGGCTGCAGTGAACAGCGCAATGCAGCGGGCACGGGCAACCATGGCGAAGGCACAGCTCCGGTCCGAGGCCTTGCAGGCTGACGATGATGAAGTGGACGAAGGACTGATTACCCGGTACGTGGAGGCTTTTGAACAATACAATATTGCGGCGCTACTCGCCTTATTCCAGGAGAACGGCAGCCTGTCGATGCCGCCATTTACGATGTGGGTGCAAGGCGGCGCGGATCTCGCGGCCTTCTACCAGATCACACGCAGTCACTGTGTGGGCTCGCGGTTGATACCGGTCCGGGTGAACGGGAACCGGCCTGCCGTTGCCCAGTATGTTCCCTCAGGAGAAGACGGATTGCTGGTCCCGTGGGCGATTCATGTGCTTGAGCTGAGCGGGGGGAAGATCGCGCATGTTCATCATTTTATAGATGCTGAATTATTTATTCGCTTCGGATTGCCGGAGCACCGATGA
- a CDS encoding VOC family protein: protein MTVKLTPYITLEGRTQEAIQFYAQTMGAEVLSILTYGDMPDLPDTFPDEVRSLVAHAKVQVGGTELMFSDTPGGMPVESGKRVTICVTTDSVEESRRIFDALQEGGKVNMPFREEPFSPGFGDLTDKFGVTFQIYTELG from the coding sequence ATGACAGTCAAACTTACTCCCTACATCACCCTGGAGGGACGCACGCAGGAGGCTATTCAGTTCTATGCACAGACTATGGGTGCTGAAGTTCTCTCCATCCTGACGTATGGTGATATGCCGGACCTCCCGGACACGTTCCCGGATGAGGTACGGAGCCTGGTGGCCCATGCCAAGGTACAGGTGGGCGGCACGGAGCTGATGTTCTCGGATACTCCCGGCGGTATGCCGGTTGAGAGCGGGAAGCGGGTAACCATCTGCGTGACTACGGATAGTGTGGAGGAGTCGCGGAGAATTTTTGATGCACTTCAGGAGGGCGGTAAAGTCAATATGCCGTTTCGGGAGGAGCCGTTCAGCCCCGGCTTCGGCGATCTGACGGACAAGTTCGGAGTGACGTTCCAGATTTATACGGAGCTTGGGTAG
- a CDS encoding class I SAM-dependent methyltransferase, whose translation MDAIIDYYDSYDEEGRLFRDNGHQIEWITTMSYFKMLFKAEAYILDGCAGTGNYSFQLAELGHKVVAGDIVPHNVDIIREKQRIRPLLADMYTGSITDLSRFNSEAFDVVLNMGAFYHIGNEDRQLAMTECLRVLKPGGLLAVSYINNAAVSVLSISDGLRNMEDVLTWHTSQTKDGLFLHMSPQEMEHMASAYHTEIVAHLGTDGIGYLLANHINGARPEDFEHWLQFHLRTCEDKSLLGYSLHALVIMRKV comes from the coding sequence ATGGATGCGATAATCGATTATTATGATTCCTATGATGAGGAGGGAAGGCTGTTCAGGGATAACGGGCATCAGATCGAATGGATCACAACGATGTCTTACTTTAAGATGCTGTTTAAGGCGGAAGCCTACATTCTTGACGGCTGTGCAGGAACGGGGAATTACTCCTTTCAGCTTGCAGAATTGGGGCATAAGGTAGTTGCTGGAGATATTGTTCCTCATAATGTAGACATCATCAGAGAGAAGCAGCGCATACGCCCGCTATTGGCTGATATGTATACAGGAAGCATCACAGATTTATCCCGTTTTAACAGCGAAGCCTTTGATGTTGTTTTGAACATGGGAGCCTTTTATCATATCGGCAATGAAGACCGGCAGCTTGCCATGACCGAATGCCTGCGCGTACTGAAGCCGGGCGGATTACTCGCGGTCTCCTATATTAACAATGCCGCCGTTTCGGTATTGAGCATAAGTGATGGACTCAGGAACATGGAAGATGTACTTACCTGGCATACCAGCCAGACGAAGGATGGTCTATTCCTACATATGTCACCTCAGGAAATGGAACACATGGCGTCAGCCTATCATACAGAGATCGTTGCCCATCTTGGAACAGACGGGATCGGCTATCTTCTAGCTAATCATATCAATGGGGCGCGGCCAGAAGATTTCGAACACTGGCTTCAGTTTCATCTGCGGACCTGTGAGGATAAGAGTCTGCTCGGGTATAGTTTGCACGCACTGGTGATTATGCGAAAAGTGTAA
- a CDS encoding alpha/beta hydrolase → MKKIMTRIASLALATALLLPAMSYASPVTEEQNLSLSADAAAAVTSTITPAPQGYASYRNNIPHGNVQQISYYSTTVGKSRNAMVYTPPGYTPSKTYNVLYLLHGIGGDQNEWLNGMNPRNILDNLYSENKLEPMIVVFPNGRAMADDRPIGDIYAPDKVAAFERFEFDLINDLIPYVDSHFPVYKNKQNRALAGLSMGGGQTLNFGLKHLDKFSWIGAFSSAPNTKSASQLITNPAQTASQLKLLWISCGASDGLLYVSQNFHNSLTSMNVPHLWYLDVGGHEGKVWSSGLYQFSQRIFK, encoded by the coding sequence ATGAAGAAAATAATGACCCGAATTGCAAGTCTCGCTCTGGCGACAGCCCTGCTGTTGCCTGCAATGTCGTATGCATCACCTGTGACAGAGGAGCAGAATCTGAGTCTCTCTGCGGATGCCGCTGCGGCTGTAACCAGCACCATCACTCCCGCTCCTCAAGGCTATGCATCATACCGCAATAATATTCCGCACGGCAACGTACAGCAGATTTCTTATTATTCGACTACCGTAGGCAAGTCAAGAAACGCGATGGTATATACCCCTCCGGGCTATACCCCTTCCAAGACCTACAATGTTCTCTACCTGCTGCACGGCATCGGCGGGGATCAGAACGAATGGCTGAACGGGATGAATCCGCGTAATATCCTGGACAACCTGTACTCTGAGAACAAGCTTGAGCCGATGATCGTGGTGTTCCCGAACGGCCGCGCGATGGCGGATGACCGCCCGATCGGCGATATTTATGCACCGGATAAGGTAGCCGCCTTCGAGCGGTTTGAATTCGATTTGATCAATGACCTCATTCCTTACGTTGACTCTCACTTCCCTGTATACAAAAACAAGCAAAACCGTGCCCTGGCCGGCTTATCCATGGGCGGCGGACAGACGCTGAACTTCGGCCTGAAGCATCTGGACAAGTTCTCCTGGATCGGCGCGTTCTCCTCTGCTCCGAATACGAAGTCAGCCTCACAGCTGATTACTAATCCGGCGCAGACTGCCAGCCAGCTGAAGCTGCTCTGGATCTCCTGCGGCGCTTCGGACGGCCTGCTCTATGTCAGCCAGAATTTCCATAACAGCCTGACCAGCATGAACGTTCCACATCTGTGGTATCTGGATGTAGGCGGACATGAAGGCAAGGTCTGGAGCAGCGGACTGTATCAGTTCTCGCAGCGGATCTTCAAGTAA
- a CDS encoding RNA polymerase sigma factor gives MEDEGIVQLYLQRSQQAITETRNKYGAYCRAIARNIVANHPDTEECENDTYLAAWNAIPPHLPRRLPVFLGRITRNIALDKHGYNTAKKRSRQFEVILEELEDCLPAAETVETEHAAGETAQLINEFLYGLEEETRNIFIRRYWYADSIESIAGRFGMSSSKVKSSLFRTRNKLRVHLDQGGVHL, from the coding sequence ATGGAAGATGAGGGGATAGTCCAGCTATACTTACAGCGCTCGCAGCAGGCCATCACGGAGACCCGGAACAAATACGGTGCTTACTGCCGGGCGATCGCCAGGAACATTGTCGCGAACCATCCCGATACCGAAGAGTGCGAGAACGATACATACCTGGCTGCGTGGAACGCTATTCCGCCTCACCTGCCCAGGAGGCTACCGGTATTCTTGGGGCGAATCACCCGCAATATTGCGCTCGACAAGCATGGGTATAACACAGCCAAGAAGCGGAGCCGCCAGTTCGAGGTGATTCTGGAGGAGCTGGAGGACTGCCTGCCTGCGGCGGAGACGGTAGAAACGGAGCATGCCGCAGGCGAAACGGCCCAGTTGATCAATGAATTCCTGTATGGGCTGGAGGAGGAGACGCGAAATATATTCATCAGGCGGTATTGGTATGCGGATTCGATAGAATCCATCGCCGGCAGGTTCGGTATGAGCAGCAGTAAGGTGAAGTCGAGCCTATTCAGGACCCGGAACAAGCTTAGAGTTCATTTAGACCAGGGGGGCGTTCACCTATGA
- a CDS encoding carbohydrate ABC transporter permease, with the protein MKNWARKDSSAAWLFLAPSLIGFALFYLIPFGMGVFYSFMDRAVDGQYVGLQQYRELIAGDSFRKAASNTFYFSMVSVPLLIVLSLGLALLLHKKLYFQKWLRTAYVLPLVVPVASIILVWQILFDWNGALNAWLGSFGLARVDWMKTEAARNVIMMMYVWKNIGYNVILFLAGLQQIPKDYYETAQIEGAGRLRQFRSITLVYLTSTMFFVVMMSVINSFKVFRETYLLAGPYPHDSIYMLQHFMNNMFLSLDLPKMTAASALMVGGILILVLGLFAMERRYRRNME; encoded by the coding sequence TTGAAGAATTGGGCCCGTAAGGATTCATCGGCGGCTTGGTTATTTCTGGCACCCAGTCTCATCGGGTTTGCCTTGTTTTATCTGATTCCGTTTGGCATGGGCGTGTTCTATTCCTTCATGGACCGTGCGGTGGACGGGCAGTATGTGGGCCTGCAGCAGTACCGGGAGCTGATCGCGGGCGACTCCTTCCGCAAGGCAGCCTCTAACACCTTCTACTTTAGTATGGTGAGTGTTCCGCTGCTGATTGTGCTGTCGCTGGGACTCGCGCTGCTGCTCCATAAGAAGCTGTATTTTCAGAAATGGCTAAGAACTGCTTATGTTCTCCCGCTGGTCGTGCCTGTCGCGTCCATCATCCTGGTCTGGCAGATCCTGTTCGACTGGAACGGGGCGCTGAATGCGTGGCTGGGCAGCTTCGGTCTGGCCCGGGTGGACTGGATGAAGACGGAGGCCGCGCGGAATGTCATTATGATGATGTATGTGTGGAAAAACATCGGGTACAACGTGATCCTGTTCCTGGCCGGACTGCAGCAGATCCCGAAGGATTACTATGAAACCGCCCAGATTGAAGGGGCCGGCCGTCTCAGGCAGTTCCGGAGCATTACGCTGGTCTACTTAACCTCTACGATGTTTTTTGTCGTCATGATGTCGGTCATTAACTCCTTCAAGGTATTCCGGGAGACGTATCTGCTGGCCGGACCGTATCCGCATGACAGCATCTATATGCTGCAGCATTTTATGAACAATATGTTCCTGTCCCTGGATCTCCCGAAGATGACAGCGGCATCTGCCCTGATGGTTGGCGGCATTCTTATCCTTGTTCTCGGGCTGTTCGCCATGGAGCGCCGGTACCGTCGAAATATGGAATAG
- a CDS encoding carbohydrate ABC transporter permease, giving the protein MPVDKVLPKLILTFIMGVVALLTLFPIGVTLINSFMSSREIEINYGPVGQMNTVIEGRSDPFANLKWLPDQVSLEQYGKVLLESPMYLSMFWNSVFLVVPIIAGQTLIAALAAYAFSKLRFRGRELLFLVYVLTMLMPFQVTLVPNYIMADRLGLLNSPGAIILPGIFAAFGVFMLRQFMLEIPYAYIEAAKMDGAGHLRIFATLIVPMVQPGLAALTILLFVDYWNMVEQPLIFLDNPLRQPLSVYLSNVSSEKGLAFAASVIYMAPMVLLFLYAETYFIEGIQLSGIKG; this is encoded by the coding sequence ATGCCAGTGGATAAGGTCTTACCCAAGCTAATATTAACCTTCATTATGGGTGTGGTTGCCCTGCTGACGCTGTTCCCGATTGGGGTCACGCTTATCAATTCGTTCATGAGCAGCCGCGAGATTGAGATCAATTACGGTCCCGTCGGACAAATGAACACGGTCATAGAGGGCAGGAGCGATCCGTTCGCGAACCTCAAATGGTTGCCGGATCAGGTCTCCCTGGAGCAGTACGGCAAGGTGCTGCTGGAGAGCCCAATGTACCTATCGATGTTCTGGAACTCGGTGTTCCTGGTGGTGCCGATCATTGCCGGACAGACGCTTATTGCTGCCCTGGCTGCGTACGCATTCTCCAAGCTGAGATTCCGGGGCCGGGAGCTCCTGTTTCTGGTCTATGTCCTGACGATGCTGATGCCCTTTCAGGTAACTCTGGTGCCCAACTACATCATGGCCGACCGCTTGGGGCTGCTGAATAGCCCGGGTGCCATTATCCTGCCTGGTATTTTTGCGGCCTTCGGTGTGTTCATGCTCAGGCAGTTCATGCTGGAAATTCCGTATGCCTATATCGAAGCGGCCAAGATGGATGGAGCCGGACATTTACGGATTTTTGCTACCCTTATTGTTCCCATGGTTCAGCCGGGTCTGGCCGCGCTTACGATTCTCTTATTCGTCGATTACTGGAATATGGTGGAGCAGCCGCTGATCTTCCTGGATAATCCGCTGCGTCAGCCCTTGTCCGTCTACTTATCGAATGTCAGCAGTGAGAAGGGGCTGGCGTTTGCTGCTTCTGTCATCTACATGGCTCCGATGGTGCTGCTCTTCCTGTATGCGGAGACGTATTTCATTGAGGGCATTCAGTTATCCGGGATCAAGGGCTAG